A genomic region of Arachis hypogaea cultivar Tifrunner chromosome 5, arahy.Tifrunner.gnm2.J5K5, whole genome shotgun sequence contains the following coding sequences:
- the LOC112801490 gene encoding tetraspanin-10, with the protein MGVGTSTFIIKWINFNTMLLAIAVIVFGMWMSNHHDGCRKSLTVPMIGLGAFIFFISVIGFIGALKRSSILLWIYLIMLCFILVGILIFTVLAFIVTNNGSGHSVAGLRYKEYQLQDYSSWFLKQINNSHNWEHLRGCLVKSEDCSILSKKYKTLKQYKSAKLTPIEAGCCGPPSECGYPAVNASYYDLTFHPISSNIDCKLYKNSRAIKCYDCDSCKAGVAQYMKTEWRVVAIFNVALFLVLSIIYFVGCCARRSAARNQHSKA; encoded by the exons atggGAGTAGGAACTAGCACTTTTATTATCAAATGGATCAACTTTAACACCATG CTTTTGGCAATAGCAGTTATAGTATTTGGGATGTGGATGAGCAATCATCATGATGGATGCAGAAAGTCTCTTACTGTTCCTATGATCGGCCTTGGAGCATTCATTTTCTTCAT ATCCGTGATTGGCTTCATAGGCGCTCTGAAAAGAAGCTCCATACTGTTATGGATT TATCTAATCATGCTGTGTTTCATCTTGGTGGGAATCCTGATCTTCACAGTGCTGGC GTTCATTGTGACTAATAATGGATCAGGTCATAGTGTGGCTGGCTTGAG GTATAAGGAATATCAACTCCAAGATTATAGTTCATGGTTTCTCAAGCAA ATTAACAATTCTCATAACTGGGAGCACTTGAGGGGTTGCCTAGTCAAATCTGAAGACTGCAGTATACTTTCCAAGAAATACAAG ACTCTTAAACAATATAAATCAGCTAAATTGACCCCAATTGAAGCTGGTTGCTGCGGACCACCTTCTGA ATGTGGATATCCTGCTGTAAATGCATCGTACTATGATTTGACCTTTCACCCAATTAGCTCCAACATTGACTGCAAGCTGTACAAAAATTCTCGTGCCATCAAATGCTATGATTGTGATTCATGCAA GGCTGGCGTGGCACAATACATGAAAACTGAGTGGAGAGTTGTTGCAATCTTTAATGTTGCTTTATTTCTTGTCTTG tcaattatatactttgtgggaTGCTGTGCACGACGAAGTGCTGCCAGGAACCAACATTCAAAAGCTTGA
- the LOC112801489 gene encoding remorin 1.4 isoform X2 yields the protein MESSQLHSVDSVQVKELEKPDPPTASAVSHQSLEEPKEHAITAPLVQKVEDSGGNKDAELARVVSEKRLALIKAWEESEKTKAENRAYKKLSAVGLWESKKKASVEAQLKIIEENLERKKAEYAEKMKNKIADIHRSAEEKRAMVEAQKREEFIELEETAAKFRSSGRTPAKFFACFKA from the exons ATGGAATCATCACAGCTACACTCTGTGGATTCTGTTCAAGTCAAGGAATTGGAGAAACCAGACCCTCCAACTGCAAGTGCTGTGAGCCATCAGAGCCTGGAGGAGCCTAAAGAGCATGCCATCACTGCTCCACTTGTTCAAA AGGTTGAAGATTCTGGTGGCAACAAGG ATGCTGAGCTTGCAAGAGTAGTTTCGGAGAAAAGATTGGCTTTAATTAAAGCATGGGAAGAAAGTGAAAAGACCAAAGCAGAGAATAG GGCATACAAGAAGCTCTCAGCCGTTGGATTGTGGGAGAGTAAAAAGAAAGCCTCAGTGGAGGCACAACTCAAGATAATTGAG GAAAACTTGGAAAGAAAGAAAGCAGAATAtgcagaaaagatgaagaataagataGCTGATATTCATAGGTCAGCAGAAGAGAAAAGGGCAATGGTTGAAGCTCAAAAGAGGGAAGAGTTTATTGAGTTAGAGGAAACAGCTGCAAAGTTTCGTAGTAGTGGTCGTACACCAGCCAAATTCTTTGCATGTTTTAAAGCATGA
- the LOC112801493 gene encoding thaumatin-like protein 1, which produces MGYSLSLPRCSILIYASFLTLVNAANFEIINNCPYTVWAAASPGGGMRLDRGQTWNIWVAPGTTMGRIWGRTGCNFDGNGQGHCQTGDCTGGLQCQGWGVPPNTLAEFALNQYANQDFYDISVIDGFNIPMDFYPLNGGCHKISCTADIIGQCPNELRVQGGCNNACPVFHSNEYCCTDPQASCGPTYYSRFFKDRCPDAYSYPKDDPTSLFTCPAGSNYRVVFCPLGSSKFPLLMPGTRSIQ; this is translated from the coding sequence ATGGGTTACTCACTCAGCCTCCCACGCTGCTCCATCCTCATCTATGCCTCTTTTCTCACCTTAGTAAATGCAGCAAACTTTGAGATCATCAACAATTGTCCCTACACTGTCTGGGCCGCTGCTAGTCCAGGCGGAGGTATGCGCCTGGACCGAGGCCAGACATGGAACATTTGGGTGGCACCCGGCACTACCATGGGCCGCATTTGGGGTCGCACCGGATGCAACTTTGATGGCAATGGTCAAGGCCATTGCCAAACTGGAGATTGCACCGGTGGACTCCAATGCCAAGGCTGGGGTGTCCCACCCAACACCTTGGCCGAATTCGCATTGAACCAATATGCTAACCAAGATTTCTATGACATCTCAGTTATAGATGGATTCAACATCCCCATGGACTTCTACCCTCTAAATGGTGGGTGTCACAAGATCAGCTGCACCGCCGACATTATCGGACAGTGTCCTAACGAGTTGCGAGTACAAGGAGGGTGTAACAACGCTTGCCCGGTGTTCCACAGCAATGAGTATTGCTGCACCGATCCGCAAGCTAGCTGTGGACCCACATATTACTCGAGATTCTTCAAAGATAGGTGCCCTGATGCTTATAGCTACCCTAAAGATGATCCAACCAGCCTTTTCACTTGCCCTGCAGGTTCTAACTACAGGGTTGTGTTCTGTCCTTTGGGGTCATCTAAATTTCCTCTTTTGATGCCTGGAACTAGGAGCATTCAGTAG
- the LOC112801492 gene encoding uncharacterized protein, whose protein sequence is MGETQLEESEATNRQISSKTKSGSKLIVEKTFEHPEWLPDGWNVDFKTRKSGSAMGQGYKCYINPHGKKFYSKLEVLRYLETIKGNNCNSRKEESNTIHSPNNDALEKPMVETSRTENSMAEKSTAGKPKAGKPRGEKSTTGKPRSQKSTAEKSTVEKPRVEKSTTEKSTAEDLPPGWIIEVKERKNSKINRKDLLYIDPESGYVFRSKKDALRYLESGDISSCAIKPFKREIQDEDKLSPASTVKKQKIKQSGINRQLFAGKEISDESSLELPDANSSEKRQHVEVSSGMMAPFVPTGESIGQIQSLKNGVAYPPKTKKMSDPDDVQNKNDVVNVVENASKKNHSNPTVSKNRGFSVAHRSSPRLAAAEPDQLTNSLTSEQCLEVPRRNLRRGSQGLAADDHSLKESKLLASEIAKSGEICSDLNKSSNKKEPSVPRRASKRLAGSEPELMSNSLSYERAPEYNKSKKSKSGINTNLLSRDGEAGLKLVEHGSMNGLSSTRGRKHPQTLPVTKDKLDKRKNEEMNDEKSELEQSLAFHYSWSDPSLEFAIKTLTGTLPAEDSVANRPIVISETDKLPENDVFKNDTGSNSDKKPKVNSSKSKKKKEPKVPTRLSKRLSGHDPEVLPTETAPEYSTRKSGKNKPDANEILTNGASGKLHAGEESSNLIVHASDMLKTSKCGESSNGDELQKSQTVPNEQQRGPEAESINERSEPQFPVQFGDNWSDPCVEFAVKTLTGSVTVDAANVPVVTLDVNDPPNEELSENAVQKSSDAAADNNNHCQIKEVLNAPVCRPSEQCLEQGQPELGSNPTSYQSDPAFASSVSCGDEGKITRNSDGGQSLHVEAGNMTQIDINTLFFDDPFTEDEQILEDNSIAEQAQPGTEATNRDNSEREFCVSFMDTWSDPCLEFAFKTLTGDIQVEENMAGQGCFPEHANRHDQRNGGSALPEIGSSSISRSHMAEKSMPPQPPSMSPSFLSRSHIAEKSVLPQPPSLSHSFLSQNHMAEKSMPPQPPSLSHSFLSQSHMAEKSVPPQPPSMSPSFLSRSHMAEKSVPPQPPSMSPSFLSGSHMAEKSMLPQPPSMSPSFLSGSHMAEKSVPTQPPSLSPSFLSRSHIAEKSVPTQPPSMSPSFLSLSHMAEKSVPAQLPSMSQPFLSLSHIADKPMPAQPPSMSPSFFPPTQQSSQQSSMNSSIFPEEKSSQQHTGTDAQRHYSQYNINFQRR, encoded by the exons ATGGGAGAAACCCAACTTGAAGAGTCTGAAGCAACTAATAGACAGATCAGCAGTAAAACAAAGTCCGGTTCTAAACTG ATTGTAGAGAAAACATTTGAGCATCCTGAGTGGCTACCTGATGGCTGGAATGTGGATTTCAAAACTCGAAAAAGCGGTTCAGCTATGGGACAGGGATATAAG TGTTACATTAATCCGCATGGAAAGAAATTCTACTCCAAATTAGAAGTGTTACGGTATCTCGAAACTATAAAGGGCAACAACTGCAATTCCAGAAAGGAGGAATCCAATACCATCCATTCTCCAAACAAT GATGCACTTGAGAAGCCCATGGTTGAGACATCCAGGACTGAGAATTCCATGGCTGAGAAGTCCACGGCTGGGAAGCCCAAGGCTGGGAAGCCCAGGGGTGAGAAGTCTACGACTGGGAAGCCCAGGTCTCAGAAGTCCACAGCTGAGAAGTCCACAGTTGAGAAGCCCAGGGTGGAGAAGTCCACCACTGAGAAGTCCACAGCTGAGGATTTACCACCTGGCTGGATAATAGAAGTCAAagaaaggaagaacagcaaaatcaatagaaaagaTTTG TTATATATAGATCCAGAGAGTGGATATGTATTCCGTTCCAAGAAGGATGCACTGCGCTATCTCGAGTCTGGAGATATAAGTTCGTGTGCGATTAAACCATTTAAACGGGAAATCCAAGATGAAGATAAATTATCT CCGGCATCTACAGTCAAAAAGCAGAAAATAAAGCAGTCTGGAATTAACCGACAACTTTTTGCCG GCAAAGAAATATCCGATGAAAGCAGCTTAGAATTGCCAGATGCTAACAGCTCAGAAAAAAGGCAACATGTGGAGGTGTCTTCTGGAATGATGGCTCCTTTTGTTCCTACAGGGGAATCTATTGGCCAAATTCAATCGTTAAAGAATGGAGTTGCATACCCTcccaaaacaaagaaaatgtcTGATCCAG ATGATGTGCAAAATAAGAATGATGTTGTCAATGTGGTTGAAAATGCTAGTAAGAAGAATCACAGTAACCCTACTGTATCAAAAAACAGGGGGTTCAGTGTGGCTCACCGGTCTTCGCCGAGACTTGCCGCAGCAGAACCTGACCAATTGACTAACAGCCTGACCAGTGAACAGTGTCTTGAAGTtccaagaagaaacttgagaagaggTAGTCAGGGTTTGGCCGCTGACGATCACTCTTTGAAAGAATCCAAATTGCTTGCAAGTGAGATTGCTAAAAGTGGAGAAATTTGTTCCGACTTGAACAAATCCAGCAACAAGAAAGAGCCTTCGGTTCCTCGGCGAGCATCAAAAAGACTTGCTGGATCTGAGCCTGAGCTGATGAGCAACTCCCTCTCCTATGAAAGAGCTCCGGAATATAATAAAAGCAAAAAGTCTAAAAGTGGGATCAATACAAACTTGCTTTCACGTGATGGTGAGGCAGGGCTGAAGCTTGTAGAACATGGATCAATGAATGGATTGTCATCCACCAGAGGGAGGAAACACCCCCAAACCTTGCCTGTAACCAAAGATAAACTGGATAAACGTAAAAATGAGGAAATGAATGATGAGAAATCAGAACTTGAGCAATCTCTGGCATTCCATTATTCTTGGTCTGACCCAAGTTTGGAGTTTGCAATTAAGACCCTCACTGGCACATTACCTGCAGAGGATTCAGTTGCTAACAGACCTATAGTGATTTCTGAAACAGATAAGTTGCCTGAAAATGATGTGTTTAAGAATGATACAGGAAGCAACAGTGACAAAAAACCCAAGGTAAATTCAAGTAaatccaagaagaagaaagagccTAAAGTGCCTACGCGATTGTCTAAGCGACTTTCTGGCCATGATCCTGAGGTACTTCCTACTGAAACAGCACCTGAATATTCCACTAGAAAATCAGGTAAGAATAAACCAGATGCAAATGAGATTTTAACTAATGGAGCATCCGGGAAGCTTCATGCTGGGGAAGAATCATCCAACCTTATTGTTCATGCATCTGACATGTTGAAAACTAGCAAATGTGGTGAATCATCGAATGGTGATGAGTTGCAAAAATCACAAACTGTTCCCAATGAACAACAACGGGGGCCTGAAGCTGAAAGTATTAATGAGAGATCAGAGCCACAGTTCCCTGTACAGTTTGGGGACAACTGGTCGGATCCATGTGTAGAATTTGCAGTTAAGACTCTCACTGGTTCGGTGACTGTTGATGCTGCCAATGTGCCTGTTGTGACACTTGATGTCAATGACCCACCAAATGAGGAATTGTCGGAGAATGCAGTGCAGAAGAGCAGTGATGCTGCTGCCGATAACAACAATCATTGCCAGATCAAGGAAGTGCTTAATGCACCAGTTTGCCGGCCATCGGAACAATGCTTAGAGCAAGGGCAACCTGAGTTGGGATCCAACCCTACATCCTATCAAAGTGATCCTGCATTTGCAAGTAGTGTGTCTTGCGGTGATGAAGGCAAAATAACAAGGAACTCTGATGGGGGACAATCTCTACATGTTGAAGCTGGGAATATGACGCAAATTGATATAAACACACTCTTTTTTGACGACCCATTCACAGAAGATGAACAGATTCTTGAGGATAATTCTATTGCAGAACAAGCACAGCCTGGAACAGAAGCTACAAACCGTGATAACTCTGAAAGAGAGTTTTGTGTTTCCTTCATGGACACTTGGTCAGACCCATGCTTAGAATTTGCATTTAAGACTCTCACGGGAGATATCCAAGTTGAGGAAAATATGGCGGGGCAAGGATGTTTCCCGGAACATGCGAACCGACATGACCAGAGAAATGGTGGCTCGGCATTACCAGAAATCGGATCTTCCAGCATCTCCCGAAGTCACATGGCAGAGAAATCCATGCCGCCACAACCACCATCAATGAGCCCTTCATTCCTCTCCCGAAGTCACATAGCAGAGAAATCCGTGCTGCCACAACCACCATCATTGAGCCATTCCTTCCTCTCCCAAAATCACATGGCAGAGAAATCCATGCCGCCACAACCACCATCATTGAGCCATTCATTTCTCTCCCAAAGTCACATGGCAGAGAAATCCGTGCCGCCACAACCACCATCAATGAGCCCTTCATTCCTCTCACGAAGTCACATGGCAGAGAAATCCGTGCCGCCACAACCACCATCAATGAGCCCTTCCTTCCTCTCCGGAAGTCACATGGCAGAGAAATCCATGCTGCCACAACCACCATCAATGAGCCCTTCCTTCCTCTCCGGAAGTCACATGGCAGAGAAATCTGTGCCGACACAACCACCATCATTGAGCCCTTCCTTCCTCTCCCGAAGTCACATTGCAGAGAAATCTGTGCCGACACAACCACCATCAATGAGCCCTTCCTTCCTCTCCCTAAGTCACATGGCAGAGAAATCTGTGCCGGCACAACTACCATCAATGAGCCAGCCCTTCCTCTCCCTAAGTCACATAGCAGATAAACCCATGCCGGCACAACCACCATCGATGAGCCCTTCTTTCTTCCCCCCGACACAACAGTCATCACAACAGTCATCGATGAACTCTTCAATCTTCCCCGAAGAAAAATCAAGCCAGCAGCACACAGGAACCGATGCGCAGAGGCATTATTCTCagtacaacattaattttcaaagaaGGTAA
- the LOC112801489 gene encoding remorin 1.4 isoform X1, with amino-acid sequence MESSQLHSVDSVQVKELEKPDPPTASAVSHQSLEEPKEHAITAPLVQKVEDSGGNKGTVDSVDRDAELARVVSEKRLALIKAWEESEKTKAENRAYKKLSAVGLWESKKKASVEAQLKIIEENLERKKAEYAEKMKNKIADIHRSAEEKRAMVEAQKREEFIELEETAAKFRSSGRTPAKFFACFKA; translated from the exons ATGGAATCATCACAGCTACACTCTGTGGATTCTGTTCAAGTCAAGGAATTGGAGAAACCAGACCCTCCAACTGCAAGTGCTGTGAGCCATCAGAGCCTGGAGGAGCCTAAAGAGCATGCCATCACTGCTCCACTTGTTCAAA AGGTTGAAGATTCTGGTGGCAACAAGGGTACAGTGGATTCAGTTGACAGAG ATGCTGAGCTTGCAAGAGTAGTTTCGGAGAAAAGATTGGCTTTAATTAAAGCATGGGAAGAAAGTGAAAAGACCAAAGCAGAGAATAG GGCATACAAGAAGCTCTCAGCCGTTGGATTGTGGGAGAGTAAAAAGAAAGCCTCAGTGGAGGCACAACTCAAGATAATTGAG GAAAACTTGGAAAGAAAGAAAGCAGAATAtgcagaaaagatgaagaataagataGCTGATATTCATAGGTCAGCAGAAGAGAAAAGGGCAATGGTTGAAGCTCAAAAGAGGGAAGAGTTTATTGAGTTAGAGGAAACAGCTGCAAAGTTTCGTAGTAGTGGTCGTACACCAGCCAAATTCTTTGCATGTTTTAAAGCATGA
- the LOC112801491 gene encoding transcription initiation factor IIE subunit beta: MSLQGKLDSFKKQQAKCQSTLSSIAASKAANQKQKQNPAPAAASPVPAIKFSNDTERLQQINGIRKAPVGAQMKRVIELLYETRQAFTPEQINEACYVDMRANKDVFENMRKNPKVKFDGERFSYKSKHDVKDKSQLLYLIRKFPEGIAVIDLKDSYPAVMEDLQGLKAAGQIWLLSNFDSQEDIAYPNDPRVPIKVDDDLKQLFRGIELPRDMLDIERDLQKNGMKPATNTAKRRSAAQMQGITPKAKPKAKKTEISKRTKLTNAHLPELFQKLKDS; encoded by the exons ATGTCGCTGCAAGGAAAGCTGGACAGCTTCAAGAAGCAGCAGGCGAAGTGCCAGTCGACGCTGTCAAGCATCGCGGCGTCGAAGGCTGCCAATCAAAAACAGAAACAGAATCCTGCTCCGGCAGCAGCTTCTCCGGTGCCGGCAATTAAATTCTCAAATGACACAGAGAGGCTTCAACAGATCAACGGTATCCGCAAAGCCCCCGTTGGGGCTCAGATGAAGCGTGTCATTGAACTCCTCTATGAG ACAAGGCAGGCTTTTACACCAGAACAGATAAATGAGGCTTGCTATGTGGATATGAGGGCAAACAAAGATGTTTTTGAGAATATGAGGAAAAACCCCAAAGTCAAATTTGATGGGGAACGATTCTCTTACAAG TCGAAGCATGATGTTAAGGACAAAAGTCAGTTGCTCTACCTGATTCGCAAGTTTCCGGAGGGCATTGCTGTTATTGACTTGAAGGATTCTTATCCAGCTGTGATGGAGGACTTGCAG GGTTTGAAAGCCGCAGGGCAGATTTGGCTGCTATCCAACTTTGATTCACAAGAAGACATTGCATATCCTAATGATCCCAGGGTACCCATTAAGGTTGATGATGACCTGAAACAGCTTTTTCGGGGGATTGAATTGCCTCGTGATATGCTTGACATAGAGAGGGATCTCCAAAAGAATGGAATGAAGCCTGCTACTAACACTGCAAAGAGGAGGAGTGCGGCGCAAATGCAAGGCATTACTCCCAAGGCCAAGCCCAAGGCTAAGAAGACCGAGATCAGCAAGAGGACTAAGCTGACCAATGCCCATCTTCCAGAGCTTTTCCAGAAATTGAAAGATTCCTGA